The Balneola sp. DNA segment AAGATCATAGGGGTCCGGACCAAGATTTTGCCCGCCATCTACTTCTACAGGTTCATCAGAGATAAGCTCATGCTTTCCAGCTGTTAACGTTGTTTTAAAGGGTTCGTCTTTAGGCAAATAAACGTGGACAATTTTTTTTGAATCCTGATCTGTCATAATTGATAAGGTTGGTTACTAAGACAAAGTACTTCAAAATCTGTAAAGAGAAAGGAGTGATTACAGTACCCAGGTTACAATCCCGTAACCTTTTCATTACCTAAAGGTAATACGCAAGCTATTCTATGGTAACAAGAAAACAAGATTTTAATCGATAAATCATCTTTACAGGCTATGAAAAGATCCCTAGATACGGTAGTAATCTCGGACGTTCATCTGGGTACTGTTGGCTGTCATGCTGTTGAACTTGTCCAATATCTCAATTCAATTGAACCAAAACGGATAATCCTCAATGGGGATTTTATTGATATGTGGCAGTTCAAAAAGTATTACTGGCCGGAAGCCCACATGCACGTAATCCGTACTTTAATAACCATGATGACTAACGGAGTAGATATCTATTATCTCACCGGAAATCATGATGAAACCCTTCGCAAAGTATCCAGCCTTCAGTTAGGTCCTTTGTTCATTCTCGATAAACTTGTTCTTGAGCTAAATGGGGAAAAGGTATGGTTCTTCCATGGTGACATTTTCGACGTGACTATGAAGTACTCAAAATGGCTAGCTAAATTAGGGGGCAAAGGGTACGAGCTATTGATTCTCCTAAACCGATGGGTGAATAAAATCTCCCAGAAATTGGGGTATGGTAAGTTATCTCTCTCTAAAAAAATTAAAGACAGCGTTAAAACAGCAGTTAACTTTATTGATGATTTTGAAGTAACTGCTATGGAGCTCGCGATAGATGAAGGATATGATTATGTGGTTTGTGGTCATATACATCAACCAAAAATACGCGGTTATGAGAATGAGAAAGGTTCTGTGATTTATTTGAATTCAGGAGACTGGATCGAAAATCTAACCTGTCTTGAATATGATGGCCATGAATGGAGCCTTTACCGATATGAGGAAGACACGGTACTACAGGAAAGCCCAAGGGTAACACAACTTATCCAGCGCCATACGAATGATGCTAAAGTTATGATAGGATGAGAATACTATACGGAGTACAAGGAACCGGACATGGTCATATAAGTCGGGCCAGAGTTGTGCTTCCAAAGCTGCGGGAGTATGCAGAGGTAGATGTACTTATAAGCGGATATAACTTCCACATGGACCTCGATGGAGAGATAGCTTATAAAGCCCGGGGAATTAGCCTTACCTACGACAGCAAGGGTAGTGTGGATTTTTTAGAGACGGCACTCAATTTAAAACCGGTAAAATTCATACAGGATATTCAATCTGTTCCCCTGGAGGAATACGATTTTGTCGTAAATGATTTCGAGCCAGTCACAGCCTGGGCTGCTCAAACAGCTGGAGTTAATTGTGTAGGTATCAGTCATCAAGCGGCCTTTATGTCTCCAAATGTACCTAGGCCTCAAAAAAAGTCGCTAATGGCAGAAGGAGTGATGAAACATTTTGCTCCTTTTTCGGTTCCCGTGGGTTCTCATTATTTACGCTACGATGATTTTATTGAACCTCCAATTATCAGAAAGCAAATCAAGGAACTGAATCCTTTTCAGGGAGATCACATCACGGTTTACCTTCCTGCATTCGATCATGAAACTCTCAGTTCTGTGTTTAATCAGGTAAAGCAGGTGCAATGGCATATTTTTTCTCCCACTTGTGATGAGCCTTACGAAAAAGGGAATGTATATATTCGCCCAATTGGAAAGGATAGTTTCCTAAAGAGCTTCGAAAGCTGTTTAGGTGTAGTTTCATCTACTGGATTTGAAACCACTTCGGAATCAATGTTTTTGGGCAAAAGACTACTGACCATTCCTATCAGAAACCAATATGAACAATTATGTAATGCAGCCGCACTTGAGAAGTTAGGCGGGAGTGTTATTTATAACATTGATGGCTCTTTCAAAACTAAAGTAAGCGACTGGATTCTAAATGGGGAAGCATTGGAGCTCCCTGAAATATCTGACGAAGATGTGCTCGTCAATAAGATCCTTACTGCAGGAATAGGGGAAGAGGTGGAGCTTTCTTGAACTAAACATTGAACATAGAACTTCGAAGTTCATTTGTTCAAAGTTCAATTCCTTCTTCCTAAAGGTATCTCTCGTTCATAATTGAAACGTGGTGGGCAACATGACCTACAATAATGAAAGCCAATGCTCTTACAGTAACATCCATACCGCTCGCATTTCCTTGACGCGAGATCATTTCCTTAGTCATGCTGTCAAATAAGTGGATAGTGGAAACCCTTACTGCCAGGAATTCATTGGCAAGATTACTTAATTCTCTACTGTTATAATTGTTCTCAGCCATGTATATGTCCTGATCCATTCCAGGTAAGGCTTGTTCATCTCCTCTGCTTATGGCAAAGGCTCTATAGCTAAACAAACGCTCTGCTTCAATCATATGTCCAAATACTTCTTTGATAGTCCACTTATCAGGAGCATATTTGAAATACGCCTTATCTCCAGGTATAGAATTAGCTAAAGTAAATAAGTTGTGCATTTGTTTATTGAGAGTATGAATAACATTCCCTTTTTTTACATGACTCACATAAGTAGAATAAAAGTGCGCGTATTCTGAAGAATCAGGATACTCATCTTCCCAAATTTCCATGGTGTACTTGGTTTAAATTGAGATTCTTTTCAATGTATATAAGCTTAATTGAAGAACCAATATTTGATTCAAGACTAGAGTTCATAAAAAGTAAAATGCACAGGTTTTCGTATCTTTATACGCTATCCATTTAGGGGCATTAAACCTACAGATTTGTAAAACGAAGTAATATGTTTTTTGAACAAGTATTTGAAGAGAAACTGGCACAATATGCATATGTAATTGGATGCCAAAAAACCGGCGAAGCTATTGTTATAGATCCTATGCGGGATATTGATCGATATGAGAAACTTGCATCAAAGCATGGTCTTAGCATTGTTGCAGCTGGTGAGACTCATATTCATGCCGATTACCTTTCCGGATTGAGAGAGTATACTGAAAGAGGAGTGAAAGTTTATGCTTCGGATGAAGGAGACCAGGATTGGAAATATGAATGGTTGATTGGAAGCCAATATGATTACCAATTACTTAAAGATGGTGATCAGTTCAGTATTGGGAATATCCGCTTTGATGTACTTTACACCCCGGGCCATACTCCTGAACACATCAGTTTTTTAGTTACGGATGGTGCTGCTACAGATGAGCCAATGGGCATTCTGTCTGGTGATTTTGTTTTTGTAGGAGATGTAGGTCGTCCGGACTTATTAGAAACCGCTGCAGGTCTTGAAGGATCTATGGAAACTTCTGCGAAGACTTTATATAAATCCATTGAAAAGTTTAAAACCATGCCAGACTATCTTCAATTATGGCCAGGTCATGGTGCTGGAAGTGCATGTGGGAAGGCTTTGGGAGCAGTTCCTAAATCGACAATTGGCTATGAGCAACGGTTCAACACTTCGATAAAATCGGCGATTACAGAAAAGGATTTTGTGGATTACATCCTGGATGGGCAACCAGAACCCCCGCTCTATTTTGCGAGAATGAAGAGGGATAACAAGAAAGGTCCAAAGGTTCTTGGGCAACTTCCTAATCCAAAGAGATTATCTATCGAAGAAATTGTAAAGAGTACCGCTACAGATTCAGCAGTTGTACTAGATACCAGAAATCGTACTGAGTTTATGGCTGGTCATCTTAAAAATTCCTTGTTGGCTACACTAAAAAAAGACTTTAATACCATCGCGGGTTCTTACATAACGGAACATCAGGATATATACTTAATTGCTGATGAGTCACAAATTGAAGAGGCCGTAACCGATCTAATACGTGTAGGGTTAGATAACATCAAAGGATATGCAACTCCCGAGGATATAATTAAATCAGGTGTTGAGCTGGTTTCTACGGAAACGATTGACTTTGAAGATGTGGACAGTCTAATGGCCCAGGGAGAGGCAACATTATTAGATGCTCGAAAAAAATCTGAATTTGATCTAGGTCATCATCCTGATGCAATTAATATTTCTCATACCAGATTGCTTGATCGATTTGAAGAGATTCCAACAGAAAAGCCAGTCCTCATTCATTGTAAATCCGGAAACAGAGCTTCATTCGCATCTGCTTTGCTAGAGTCAAAAGGGTATGAAGTGAAGTATGTAGATGACAACGTAGAGCCCTGGCTGGAAAAGAATAACCTGATGATCGAGGCGTAACATGTTTTGGGCCTGGTTGGGAGCATTAGTAATTGGGTTATCTCTTGGACTATTAGG contains these protein-coding regions:
- a CDS encoding UDP-2,3-diacylglucosamine diphosphatase, translating into MKRSLDTVVISDVHLGTVGCHAVELVQYLNSIEPKRIILNGDFIDMWQFKKYYWPEAHMHVIRTLITMMTNGVDIYYLTGNHDETLRKVSSLQLGPLFILDKLVLELNGEKVWFFHGDIFDVTMKYSKWLAKLGGKGYELLILLNRWVNKISQKLGYGKLSLSKKIKDSVKTAVNFIDDFEVTAMELAIDEGYDYVVCGHIHQPKIRGYENEKGSVIYLNSGDWIENLTCLEYDGHEWSLYRYEEDTVLQESPRVTQLIQRHTNDAKVMIG
- a CDS encoding MBL fold metallo-hydrolase, with amino-acid sequence MFFEQVFEEKLAQYAYVIGCQKTGEAIVIDPMRDIDRYEKLASKHGLSIVAAGETHIHADYLSGLREYTERGVKVYASDEGDQDWKYEWLIGSQYDYQLLKDGDQFSIGNIRFDVLYTPGHTPEHISFLVTDGAATDEPMGILSGDFVFVGDVGRPDLLETAAGLEGSMETSAKTLYKSIEKFKTMPDYLQLWPGHGAGSACGKALGAVPKSTIGYEQRFNTSIKSAITEKDFVDYILDGQPEPPLYFARMKRDNKKGPKVLGQLPNPKRLSIEEIVKSTATDSAVVLDTRNRTEFMAGHLKNSLLATLKKDFNTIAGSYITEHQDIYLIADESQIEEAVTDLIRVGLDNIKGYATPEDIIKSGVELVSTETIDFEDVDSLMAQGEATLLDARKKSEFDLGHHPDAINISHTRLLDRFEEIPTEKPVLIHCKSGNRASFASALLESKGYEVKYVDDNVEPWLEKNNLMIEA
- a CDS encoding DinB family protein, with translation MEIWEDEYPDSSEYAHFYSTYVSHVKKGNVIHTLNKQMHNLFTLANSIPGDKAYFKYAPDKWTIKEVFGHMIEAERLFSYRAFAISRGDEQALPGMDQDIYMAENNYNSRELSNLANEFLAVRVSTIHLFDSMTKEMISRQGNASGMDVTVRALAFIIVGHVAHHVSIMNERYL